The following nucleotide sequence is from Nitrosopumilus adriaticus.
GAGTCTCGACAACTCTGTTCCCTTTATTGTCTTTGATTAGTTTGCTGAGTATTCCCTTAATGATGAAATCTGGCCTTGGATTGCAAAAAAACTATGACGCTGTAGATGATTTAGTGCCATACATGTCCTCTACTTTATTATTTGGTAGAATTACTGGTGCTCTGTTTGTGGCTAGTTTCTTAATTGACATTTGACGCTTTAGACATAAATTTAGCAGTTCTTTATGATTAACATGATTTCGGGATTTGCAACTAAGGAGGGAACCAAAAAATTTGCCCAAAACTCGAGTATAAATCAAGCAAATTTCAAGAATTTTGAAAATCTTACTCTCTCAAATGTTGGAATTGGAACGTATCTGGGAGATCCTGATTCAAAAACTGATGATTTAGTTACAAATGCCGTAAAACAATCCATCTTATCTGGTGTTAATGTTGTAGATACTGCAATTAATTATCGTGCCCAAAAAGCAGAACGTTCTGTTGGAAAAGCAGTGTCTGAATTAATTAAAGATGAAAAAATCTCTAGGGACCAATTGTTTCTAAGTACTAAAAATGGCTATGTTACAAATGATGCCGATGTTCAATTAGGCTTTTGGGAATATGTCAAAGAAGAGTATTCTCAAAAAGGAGTGATCAAAGAAGGTGACGTCACATCTGGGTATCACTGCATGACACTTCCCTACCTTTCTGATCAACTAGACCGTAGTCTAAAAAATCTAAACATGGAATGTGTTGATTTAATGTACCTGCATAATGCAGTAGAGGGGCAAATAAAGGATGTCTCAAAAGAGCAATTTTTAGAAAATTTAAAATCTGTTTTTGAATTGTATGAGCAAAAACGCGATGAGGGGAAAATTAAATTCTATGGTATGGCAACATGGGAATGCTTTAGAGTTGGAAAAGATAATCCTCAATACCTTTCTCTTGAGGATACTGTAAATTTAGCTAAAAAAATTGGTGGCGAAAATCACGGTTTTCGTTTTATTCAATTGCCCTTTAACATGCATTATGATCAAGCACTTCTTGGAAAAACCCAAATGATTAATGACAAACAAGTTTCAATTTTGGAGGCATCCTCATCATTGGGAATTGGCGTGTTTACTAGTGTCCCATTTATGCAAGGACGATTACTTGCTCCAGGTGTAATGCCTGAATTCAACGAACTCAAACCATCTTTGCGTGCATTACAATTTATTCGCTCATCTCCTGGAGTCTTGGCTCCTTTAGTAGGGCAGAAATCATCTCAACATGTGTCTGAAAATCTAGAAATTATGAAAATTCCTCCCATTTCTGAGGATGAATTCCTAGCCTTGGTCAAAAAACTAACTTCTTGATTACTATGCTATTTTCAAAAAATTTAATGGAAAAATAATAAATGAGCCATTGTTAGGAAATAGATTCATGTCTGCAAAGATTTATGATTATACGAAAATATGTGAATCTGTATTGTTGATTGATCCTAAAATTCGATTTGCAGGTGTCATTAATGAAAGAGGCAGATTGGTTGCTGGTGGAATGCGAGAGAACGTCGAACCATTAGAAAGTGAAAAAGACGATGAAATGATTTTCATGGAATTGGCTTTACGTGTAAAAATGAGAAAAGAATTTGATAAACAATTGGGACTCGTAAATTTTGCTATGGCTTCACGAGAACGTGCCTTAGCTATTAGTGTGCTGATTAATGATGATATTCTGTATGTAGTCTCAGAACCTGATTCTGATTATGGCATATTGCCTAAGAAAATTCTTGAGATAGTTCATTCATAGATTCCATTTCCATTTTTGGGAATTTATGATCTTATTAATTAGCAATCGGAATTCATAGTTACTAACATGGCAGTAAATGGTAAATTAGATACAAATTATTTAGCAATTACAGAATTAACTTCTGAGATTAATTCAATCGCTCGAAGATCTTTTGATGGTGGGAATAAAGAATTATCCCCATCTGATGTAGAACATATCTTGAGAATTACATCTGATGTTGTATCTAAA
It contains:
- a CDS encoding aldo/keto reductase, with amino-acid sequence MISGFATKEGTKKFAQNSSINQANFKNFENLTLSNVGIGTYLGDPDSKTDDLVTNAVKQSILSGVNVVDTAINYRAQKAERSVGKAVSELIKDEKISRDQLFLSTKNGYVTNDADVQLGFWEYVKEEYSQKGVIKEGDVTSGYHCMTLPYLSDQLDRSLKNLNMECVDLMYLHNAVEGQIKDVSKEQFLENLKSVFELYEQKRDEGKIKFYGMATWECFRVGKDNPQYLSLEDTVNLAKKIGGENHGFRFIQLPFNMHYDQALLGKTQMINDKQVSILEASSSLGIGVFTSVPFMQGRLLAPGVMPEFNELKPSLRALQFIRSSPGVLAPLVGQKSSQHVSENLEIMKIPPISEDEFLALVKKLTS
- a CDS encoding DUF6659 family protein is translated as MSAKIYDYTKICESVLLIDPKIRFAGVINERGRLVAGGMRENVEPLESEKDDEMIFMELALRVKMRKEFDKQLGLVNFAMASRERALAISVLINDDILYVVSEPDSDYGILPKKILEIVHS